One genomic window of Polyangium aurulentum includes the following:
- a CDS encoding Zn-binding domain-containing protein, with the protein MIDALLAILGDWSRLAQAMPWRSGLIATASALAIIAFVGAVSRARFEERTLRVSTGPLFALAGLVVLALALVVAIVDALLAWSGAMLIEERALLLLAPGDGAAAYEALRNQLALAQGGRFILPGPVHLPLSLMFGAAIYLALVWWGARTLEELTSLEQKPDDVLLRERMEQAKAIKKALEEGRPPPAQPVETVPLADDLFGRTFKLLGHWTSVELVEARFVRWQRPLVAALSGLVALALPAALGGHLSAPIWVGAAIALDGLRRNLATRTANPDKPAPPPAKEAPAPRPPLRPLVEAIHRSGGPLLLPPAVPEASPAQISPGTELRAKRILEDLSRELGVAGGLYVHQGLACDAFAARQNVLLCTPPLSGKETLLELLVFYALLVEAENVLWLATDAAAARAAERRFLERAEAARWKWNIHASSLCAGAGAVDPAHALPQLVFADPEGLHRELCGRQREWRGYLGGLGLVVIPDLEAFHGVRGAHLAHLLRRLRRAVVRSAPASPRALARGERLRFLSTADPSFRDLGRFAERLAGRPFLLLGPEVDGAPCPPVAAYFLPPAAGVESDLHPAVRALGEALSQGFSAELFGYEDALSRSEVAKANELMMSRGVATRGRAFAGERDEVARALAGAEVVIARVQADRYASLELLASHLGFRAGTVPEARLASLGAGERVGKAIAPPKPKEEPPAPAPGSEPAGEVSEEALAAADLERKVLLLWQPDLDPFSALLARERPPWKHPDLALGSALVADPLAEAIQRAHLHAALAEGELGEEELSQDFSRTLVESELQRLRGLAGEGARLVTRARVTLDPATGALREGPVHSLVDGEAHAAVLLDAAGEPARVCDRHTGEALFGVERSRMLAAAYPGRIFVHRGGRHSVMPLEEQDGLAAGRIACEREERALATSPIRAFVVNAVERRKGERREGEREGEAKERRADPMRSLGGAPFLLEHRTVDVEESVLGLRRHGPDGRERDVAMYADPIHCRYATRAAVLGLPADAFGAIGQGTLHALAHLFRVTLPAFVHHREEDLAVVRIERFGAAGAPAIAFVDLHPGGVGFSEAVTLDVLRMAAGWSLAIAERCPARCAEAAGCPRCLRIVQCHATPGDAAVLEKAGAREVLGKMLGRAGGAGRARS; encoded by the coding sequence TTGATCGACGCCCTGCTCGCGATACTCGGAGACTGGTCGCGGCTCGCGCAGGCGATGCCCTGGCGGAGCGGGCTCATCGCGACGGCCAGCGCGCTGGCCATCATCGCATTCGTGGGCGCCGTGTCGCGGGCGCGCTTCGAGGAGCGAACCCTGCGCGTCTCGACGGGGCCGCTCTTCGCGCTCGCGGGCCTCGTCGTCCTCGCGCTCGCCCTCGTCGTGGCCATTGTCGACGCTCTGCTCGCCTGGTCGGGGGCCATGCTGATCGAGGAGCGCGCGCTGCTCCTCCTCGCGCCGGGCGACGGAGCCGCGGCCTACGAGGCATTGCGCAACCAGCTCGCGCTTGCCCAGGGCGGCCGGTTCATCCTGCCGGGCCCGGTGCACCTGCCCCTGTCGCTGATGTTTGGCGCGGCAATCTATCTCGCGCTCGTGTGGTGGGGGGCGCGCACGCTCGAGGAGCTGACCTCGCTCGAGCAAAAGCCGGACGACGTGCTCCTGCGCGAGCGGATGGAGCAGGCGAAGGCCATCAAGAAGGCCCTCGAAGAGGGGCGGCCGCCGCCTGCCCAGCCCGTCGAGACGGTCCCGCTCGCGGACGATCTCTTCGGCCGCACCTTCAAGCTGCTCGGACACTGGACGAGCGTCGAGCTGGTGGAGGCGCGCTTCGTGCGCTGGCAACGGCCGCTCGTCGCCGCGTTGTCGGGGCTCGTCGCCCTCGCCTTGCCGGCGGCGCTCGGCGGGCACCTCTCGGCGCCGATATGGGTTGGCGCCGCGATCGCGCTCGACGGCCTTCGCAGAAACCTCGCCACGCGGACAGCTAACCCTGACAAACCCGCCCCGCCCCCCGCCAAGGAGGCGCCTGCTCCGCGCCCGCCGCTTCGGCCGCTGGTCGAGGCCATTCACCGCTCTGGCGGTCCCTTGCTCTTGCCGCCTGCCGTACCCGAGGCGTCGCCGGCGCAGATCTCCCCGGGAACCGAGCTGCGCGCCAAGCGCATCCTCGAGGATCTCTCGCGCGAGCTCGGCGTCGCCGGCGGTCTTTACGTGCACCAGGGCCTCGCCTGTGACGCCTTCGCGGCGCGGCAGAATGTCCTGCTCTGCACGCCGCCGCTCTCGGGCAAGGAGACGCTGCTCGAATTGCTCGTCTTCTACGCCCTGCTCGTCGAGGCCGAGAACGTCCTGTGGCTCGCGACGGACGCGGCGGCCGCGCGGGCTGCGGAGCGGCGCTTCCTCGAGCGCGCGGAGGCCGCCCGGTGGAAATGGAACATCCACGCGTCGAGCCTGTGCGCAGGCGCGGGCGCGGTGGATCCGGCGCACGCATTGCCGCAGCTCGTCTTCGCGGACCCGGAGGGGCTGCACCGCGAGCTTTGCGGGCGACAGCGCGAGTGGAGGGGGTATCTCGGCGGGCTCGGGCTCGTGGTGATACCGGACCTCGAGGCATTTCACGGCGTGCGTGGGGCTCACCTCGCGCACCTCTTGCGCCGCCTTCGCCGCGCGGTCGTCCGGAGCGCGCCCGCCTCGCCGCGAGCGCTCGCGCGGGGCGAGCGATTGCGCTTTCTCTCGACGGCCGACCCGTCCTTCCGCGACCTCGGCCGATTCGCCGAGCGCCTCGCCGGCCGGCCCTTCCTCCTGCTCGGCCCCGAGGTGGACGGCGCGCCGTGCCCGCCGGTCGCCGCCTATTTCCTCCCGCCCGCCGCGGGCGTCGAGAGCGACCTGCACCCGGCCGTGCGCGCCCTCGGCGAGGCCCTGTCGCAGGGTTTCTCCGCCGAGCTGTTCGGCTACGAGGACGCGCTCTCGCGCTCCGAGGTCGCCAAGGCAAACGAATTGATGATGAGCCGCGGCGTGGCCACCCGCGGCCGTGCCTTCGCGGGTGAGCGGGACGAGGTGGCGCGGGCGCTCGCGGGGGCGGAGGTCGTCATTGCGCGCGTGCAAGCCGACCGGTACGCCTCGCTCGAGCTTCTGGCCTCGCACCTCGGCTTTCGCGCGGGAACGGTGCCCGAGGCGAGGCTGGCCTCGCTCGGGGCGGGCGAGCGCGTGGGCAAGGCCATTGCGCCTCCAAAGCCCAAAGAGGAGCCGCCCGCGCCCGCGCCCGGATCCGAGCCCGCGGGCGAGGTGAGCGAGGAGGCGCTCGCCGCGGCCGATCTCGAGCGCAAGGTGCTGCTGCTCTGGCAGCCCGATCTCGACCCGTTCTCGGCATTGCTCGCGCGGGAGAGGCCGCCCTGGAAGCACCCCGATCTCGCGCTCGGCAGCGCGCTCGTGGCCGACCCGCTGGCGGAGGCGATCCAGCGCGCGCACCTGCACGCCGCGCTTGCCGAGGGGGAGCTGGGCGAAGAGGAGCTTTCGCAGGATTTCTCGCGAACGCTGGTGGAATCGGAGCTGCAGCGGCTCAGGGGTCTGGCAGGGGAGGGCGCGCGGCTCGTCACGCGGGCGCGCGTCACGCTCGACCCGGCCACGGGAGCATTGCGCGAGGGGCCGGTGCATTCGCTCGTCGACGGCGAAGCGCACGCGGCGGTGCTGCTCGACGCGGCGGGCGAGCCGGCGCGCGTCTGCGATCGTCACACGGGCGAAGCGTTGTTCGGCGTCGAGCGCTCGCGCATGCTCGCGGCGGCGTATCCTGGGCGGATATTCGTGCACCGGGGGGGCCGCCACTCGGTGATGCCGCTCGAGGAGCAGGACGGCCTCGCTGCGGGCCGGATCGCGTGCGAGCGCGAGGAGCGGGCGCTCGCGACCAGCCCGATCCGCGCATTCGTGGTGAATGCAGTGGAGCGGCGCAAGGGCGAGCGCCGCGAGGGCGAGCGCGAGGGCGAGGCGAAGGAGCGGCGCGCGGATCCGATGCGCTCGCTCGGGGGCGCGCCCTTTTTGCTCGAGCATCGGACGGTGGACGTGGAGGAGTCGGTCCTCGGGCTCCGGCGCCACGGCCCGGACGGGCGCGAGCGCGACGTGGCGATGTACGCCGACCCCATTCATTGTCGATACGCGACGCGAGCCGCCGTGCTCGGGTTGCCGGCCGACGCGTTCGGGGCGATCGGGCAGGGGACGCTGCACGCGCTGGCGCACCTGTTCCGGGTGACCTTGCCAGCGTTCGTTCACCATCGGGAGGAGGATCTGGCGGTCGTGCGCATCGAGCGCTTCGGGGCGGCGGGGGCGCCCGCGATTGCATTCGTCGATCTACACCCCGGAGGCGTGGGATTCTCGGAGGCGGTGACGCTCGACGTTCTGCGAATGGCGGCGGGCTGGTCGCTCGCGATTGCGGAGCGATGCCCGGCGCGGTGCGCGGAGGCGGCGGGGTGCCCGCGGTGCCTGAGGATCGTGCAATGCCATGCGACCCCGGGCGATGCGGCGGTGCTCGAAAAGGCGGGGGCGCGCGAGGTCCTGGGCAAGATGCTCGGGCGAGCGGGGGGGGCGGGGCGAGCGCGAAGCTGA